The nucleotide sequence GACCGAACGCTCATTCCCCATATCGCGCGCACCCTCAGCCCGCAGTGGGACTTTGAGAAACAGGGTGCCGCGATCGCCAAGGTGGAAGGGAAGGGCAGCATCGAGCGGTACCGTAAGTTCTTCCAACGTTTCGAAATGCGGGTCGCGGTCATCGCTGACCTGGATGCCGTACTTGACGGGTTCGACAAGTTGGGCGCCAGTGGCAAGTGCCATGAACTGCGTGACCGGATCGTCTGCCGGGTCACGGAGTTGGTAGAGGATGAAGAAGCTGAGGTTTCCAATAGAACGCTGAAGAGCATCCGCTCCAGCGGCAGCGCTCGGGAATTGTGGCGGCAGGCCCAGATCAAGAGCGAGGAACATGCTCAGGGGCTGTGCGGGTTCGAGGAGTTGAACGCAGCGGTGGATGCCTTCTTCGCCCGCTCCGCATCAGGCTCGGCGCGCAAGATCCTGGAGGAGGCCAATGACCCTGAGCTGGAGAAAATGAAGTTGGATCTGCTGCGAATGCTCCGTCACGAAGACATCTACGTGTGGGAGCGCGGGGCCATCGAGGCCTACTATCCGGACTTGCAGATGAACGAATCGAACAACAAGAACGACCGGGCCCGCACGTTCTGCGAGCGGCACACCACCGCCGAAGCCATCCGTAGTCTGCCCGTCTTCAAAGACACCGCTACCTGCGAGTTCGACCTCATCTTCGGATCCCTCTTCGATGCATCATCTCCGCGACCGTACCCGCTTGAGATCCCCGATCAGGTCGGAGCAAGGCGTTCGCAGGCCGAGCTCGCGGATACAGGAGTTGAGTAACTCAGACGCTGTAGGGCGCTGCTTCTATGGATGGGTGCGACGATGGTGAAGTCGACCTGGGCCAGCCAGTTGATGTCGCCAGTCGCGTCCGCACGAGCTTGGACTTGCTGCTGGCCCCGAGCGAACGCACCTTCCACGGCGCAATGGCGGGAAGCGGCATTAGACGGTCTGGCAGCCTCGATACCTTCTCCGTGCCAAGGGTTACCCACCAGAGTCGGCTCCGCCCACTGCCTACTGTAACAACGGCTGAACGATGTCCGCCCACGAAAAGAGAGGCCCTGGCGATAGCCCAGACCTCTCCTGTGTTCTCCGCGCTTCCTTCGGGGTGACCGTGGAAGCGTGACCCTGCGACCGGGCCCCCAAGGGGTGTCGGGAACTGGCCAAAGCTACGCATGTACTACCGGTTCAGTCCGAGACAGGCCCCTTTGTGCTGCGCGCCGGGGAGGCCGCGATCCAGGCTCGAGTCGGCAGACGAGACGGCCACCAGCCGTCACCATTAGGCGTTGGCGCACATCCGCCCTCTCTGCACCAAGATCCGGGCCAGGAACGGGCCAACCCCTGAAGGGTGTCAATATCTCGATCAGGCGGCTGATCTGGGTGTGGATCCCGATCGCCGCGAGCGCGCTGATGATGCCGTCGATCCACTCCGGCTTGTTCCGGGCCGCATCTGTGTCCTCGATCCGCAGGACGAACGTTCCGCCGGACTGTCGTGCCACCGCCCAGTTATAGGGGCGGACCGTGCGCCACCGACGTGGAACATGCCGGTCGGGGACGGCGCGAAACGAACGCGAACTGGGGCAGGTGACATGTGCTCCAGGGTACCCGCGCCAGGCACCACTCCCAGACGCCCCACCATCCCAACACTGGCACTGGTTGCCGCCCGCCCCGGGCAGGGTCCTCGACATCGGCGCCGGCAGCGGCCGCGACGCTGCCGCGCTGGCCACCCGAGGGCACCAGGTCGTGGCGGTAGAACCCACTCCTGAGCTGCGTCGGATCGGACAGCGCCTCCACCCAGATACAGCGATCCGCTGGATCGACGACGCCCTTCCATCACTGACCGGTCTCCAAGGGCCCTTCGACTTCACGTTGCTCTCCGCAGTGTGGATGCACCTGGACGAACAGGAACGCGTCGAAGCCATGCAACGGCTGGCTGACCTGGTGGCGCCGAGAGGATGTGTGGCCCTCTCACTGCGGCACGGTCCGGTTCCCACGGGACGCCGTATGTTCGCGGTCTCCGGGGACGAGACGGTGGCGTTGGCAGAGCGGTTCGGGCTGTCCGCGGTACATCGCGGGCAGGGATCTGATCGTCTCAGCCGGGAGGACGTGAACTGGAGCACGCTGGTCTTCCGCGCGGAACCGCCTACAAGAGCAGGGGTGAGCCGATGACCGTGGACTTCTACCGAAGCGAGCCGAGCCCGTACGTCCTGGCGGCTGGCCGTTTTGATGGGCGCCAACTCCCGCACCTACAAGTTCGCCTTCGGAGCCGCGCTGCTGGAGTACGCCGCGCAGGACAGGACCGAGGTGACGCTGGAGGAACTCGCCATTCCATATGCCATGGGACTGGTGGCACACCTCGCTGAAGCCCCGCAGGCACCGTCAGGGCTTCAGGTCCGGGGGTCGGACTTCCTGGCCGTGGCTGAGCGTGAGGCCAAGGAGTCCGCCGCGCTCGGCCACCCCACCGACCGGCTCCGGCACGCCGCGGTGCGCTCCATGCCGGGGATGGTGATGCAGAAGTTCCACAACCTGCGCGGCAACACCCGCACGGCGCACCGGTTCTACGACCTGATCGGCAACTCTCACCAGCGGATCGTACGCCTGACTCCCGAGCTGCGCTCCATCGCCAAGGGTGAGCAATCCACCGGGTTGCGTGCCGAGCTGGCTGCACGGTGGGACATCGTCGAAAGCTCCTTCGCCGCGGGCATCGGCCGCAGTCTCATCGACGAGGGATTCTCGGTGGACTGGGCGACACTGCAGCTCACGGACAAGCGCCGCCGCCGCTCGGTCACCGGAGTCGCTGACGCCGTGATCGGGTTCCAGCACGGCCGCTGCCTCATCTGCGCTCAGCCCATCGCGCCCGGCGACAGCACCGTCGTCGACCACGTCTTTCCCTACTCCCTGATGCGGCGCTTCGGTGACGTCTCCGGCTGGCACGGACCGGACTGGGACGCCATCTGGAACCTCGCTCCCGCACATCAAGCCTGCAACAGCGCCAAGAGCGACCGGCTCCCCACCGCCGGAGAACTCCACGGGCTCGCCCAGCGCAACGAGGCGATCATGCACTCCCCCCACCCGCTCAGGAAAACCCTCCAGCTCAGCCTCCACAGCGCGCAGCACAGCGACACCCCCAAAGGACACTGGCCGCACTTCCTGCGCCAGGTCCAAACCGCCTGCGATTAAGCACCGCCAGTAGCGGTCGGTCCATCCCACACAGATCAGATACGCACCCAAATTGTCCGGCCCCTCGGCCGTCGATGCCACGAGCATCAACACGAGATGTCTTCCACACGACGACACCACGCCCGTGCGGCGCCCGACCGCGATGCCAAAGGCGCACCCATCGGTGACATCATTTTCGCTTGTTTGGCACACTTTTTCGTCGGGCTCGATCCCTCCGAACCGTCTCCCTACGGCACTCCAGAGCCGGATACAGCGCTCACGCCCTGGGAGTGCCCCATCTGCCGGCAAACGCCAAGGGGCTTTACCTCGCCTTGACGTAGGCCACCTACAGCGACCAGAACACCCGCGTGCCCGCCGACCTGCAAAAACTGACCCGAAGAGATCACTGACAGTCCCCCGGTTCCCCTGTCGCACGGGGAGCGCGACTCCGTGCTCCCACCCCGGAAGGGGGTCGGGAGTCGACAAGGGTCCTTATGCCTCTTGATGTACAGAGCATCCGAATCGATGGGGTGACCGCGGGGGCCTACGGTTGACGGCGGCGCACAGGGGCTCAGTACGGCGCGATAGGTGTACCTGATCGAGTGACGGACGAATCGGGCACCGTTGACACGTCTGCGAGTTGGGAGCACGAGGGCTCCCAGAGGGCTCCCACTCGCTCCCTGCCCGGAAATGGTTAAGGCCGCCTCCGCTACCCGCGGAAACGGCCTTCGACCTGCGAAAACGCTGGTCGGGACGACAGGATTTGAACCTGCGACCCCTTGACCCCCAGTCAAGTGCGCTACCAAGCTGCGCCACGTCCCGGTGCTCGTTCGGCTCGGGCTTTCCCCTCGCCGACCGCGCATGAAGAACAATACCGCACCTCAGGGGGTGGCCGCTGCCACCCCAGGGTGAAGATCGGGAGTCCGGCGGGACCAGCCGGGGTGTTCGCTCAGCGGGATTGGGTGATTGCTCAGCGTTATCGGGAGGTTGCGGACTGCGGCGTCGGCGGGGAGGGTGGGTGCTTGACTTGAAGTTTGGTTTAAGTTGCACGCTCGGTCCATGACCTTCACCGACGTTCACACCGCGCAGGGGTACGACGATCTTCCTCGGCTGATGAGTCTGATGACCGGGGACGAGAAGCACGGGCCGGCCGCGACCTCGACGCTTGACGTGGTCTGGGTGCTCTACGACCGCGTGCTGCGGGTCTCGCCGGTGGCTGTGGATGCTCCGGACCGGGATCGGTTTCTGCTGTCCAAGGGGCACGGGCCGATGGCGTACTACGCCGTGCTCGCCGCCAAGGGGTTCCTGCCCGAGTCGCTGCTGCCGGGGTTCGGGGCGTACGAGTCGCCGCTGGGGCACCATCCGGATCGGGTGCTCGTACCAGGCGCCGAGATCAGCAGTGGCTCACTCGGACATGGGCTGCCGTTGGCCGTGGGGAGTGCGCTCGGGTTGCGGGCGCAGGGGCTCTCCGGGCCGGCCGTGTGGGTGCTCGTCGGCGACGCCGAGCTGGACGAGGGCAGCAACCACGAGGCGATCGCGTATGCGGGGGCCGTCGGGCTGGAGCGGTTGCACACGGTCGTTGTCGACAACGCCTCCGCCACCCATCGCCGGCCCGGGGGCATCGCGGCGCGCTTCGAGGCCGCGGGGTGGTCCACGGCGACCGTGGACGGGCGTGATCACCAGGCGCTCTACGAGGCGTACACCGCGCCGCACCCGGGGCGGCCGCATGCCGTGGTGGCCCGGGTCGAGGCCAAGGTCTGATTCGTTTCCAGGGTGAGAGGAACTGTCTTCGATGGACACCATGCGTGAGCGTTTCGCCGCCACCGCCTCCCGTCTTCTCGACGACGACCCCCGGCTGGCCGTCGTGCTGGCGGAGATCGGTAAGGACGGCTTCACGGACGCGGCCCGGGCGCATCCCGACCGGGTGATCAATGTCGGCATCCGCGAGCAGCTGTTGGTCGGCGTCGGCGGTGGACTGGCCCTGACCGGGATGCGGCCGATTCTGCACACCTTCGCCAGCTTTCTGGTCGAGCGGCCCTTTGAGCAGGTCAAGCTGGACTTCGGGCATCAGGGCGTGGGCGGGGTGCTGGTGAGCGCGGCCGGTTCGTACGACTGGCCCGCGGGCGGCCACACCCATATGGCCCCCGGCGATGTGGCCCTGCTGGACACGCTCGACGGCTGGACCGTCCATGTGCCCGGCCACCCGGACGAGGCCGAGACGCTGCTGCGGGACGCGGCCGCGGCCGGTGACGACTCGGTGTACGTCCGGCTGTCGGCACACTCCAACTCCGCCCCGCGGGACATCGTCCCCGGCCGCTTCCTGACCGTACGGGAGGGGCGCGGCGGCGTGGTGATCGCGGTCGGGCCGATGCTCGACAGCGTGCTCACGGCTGTCGAGGGGCTGGATGTGACCGTGTTGTACACCACTACGGTGCGGCCCTTCGACGAGCGGACGTTGCGTGCGACGGCCGGGGCGGGATCGGGTGCCGGGGCGGGATCGGGTGCCGGGGCGGGATCGGGTGCCGGGGCGGCAGTCGATGTCGTGCTTGTCGAGCCGTATCTCGCGGGCACCTCGACCGCCGCCGTCAACGACGCGCTCGCCGATCGCCCGCATCGGGTGCTCGGCCTGGGCATCCCCCGGCGCGAGCTGCGCCGCTACGGCACGATCGACGAGCATCTCGCGGGCCAGGGGCTGGACCCGGCGTCGTTGCGCGAGCGCGTCTCCGGCTTCCTGCGCTGAGGCGGTGGCTCCGCCGGGGCCGGGCGGTGTGGTTCAGAGGCGCTTTTCCAGCCAGGTCAGCAGGTCCTGCTGGACCTCGTCCCGGTTGGTCTCGTTGAGGATCTCGTGCCGGGCCCCCTGGTATCCCTTCCAGCTCAGCTCCCGCGTGCCGCCGTAGCGGAAGTCCTCCAGGAGTTCGTAGACGAGCGTCATCCCCTGGTTGCACGGGTCCTCGGTGCCCACCGCCAGATGCACCGGCAGCGCGGCCGGGATGCGGGCCTGGTGGCGCGGGTCGTTGATCTTACGGACGCCATGGACCCAGTCCAGGGACAGCCCGGCGCTGAACGCGAAGCCGCACCGCTCGTCCGCCGCGTACGCGGCCACCTCCGCCGCGTCGCGCGAGAGCCACTCGAAGCCCGTCCGGTCCTGAAGGGACTCGTACGGGTCGTTGAACGAGGCGAAGAGGGTCGGGGTGAAGGTGGACGGGGCGGTCCGGCCCCGTTCCGCGATCTCCTGGGCGATGCCCTCCAGCGCCTCCTCGGTCCCGGTCCCCGGCAGGGAGCGGAAGGTCCCGGAGAGGATCAGCCCGGCCAGCTCCTCGCCGTACTCCTGGGCGCAGTCGCGGGCCAGCATCGAACCCATGCTGTGGCCGAGCAGGACCAGGGGCGCACGGGGGTGCGCGGCCCGGGCGCGGTCGCCGATGGCGCGCAGGTCGGAGACGATCGCCCGCCAGCTGTCGCCCTCCTCGCCCACGACGCCGAAGCCGCCCGTCGACTCGGCGGTGGCTCCGTGGCCGCGGTGGTCCGAGGCGACCACCGCATAGCCGTGCGCGGCGAGGAAGCGGGCGAACCGGTCGTAGCGCCGGGCGTGTTCGGCGGCGCCGTGGGCGATCTGGACGATCGCGCGCGGGGCGCCGTTCTCCGGCAGCCAGGTGTAGGTCGCGACCCGCACACCGTCGGGCGTGGGCAGATGGTCGGTGCGGTGGGTGATACCGCCGTCGGGCATGCCGTCTCATCTCCTGGTGCTCGTCGATCTGGTGCATATCGATCTGGTGCTCATCGATTTGGTGCTGGTCGGTCTGGTGTCAGCCGGTCTCGTGCTGGTCGGTCTGTGAAGTGGGTCTGGTGTGAATCCGTCTGGCGTGGAGGGGTGCGGACGGAAGCCCACTCTCCCTTTGCCCGGCCCGCAAGCCAAGGGCATCGACGCGCTCTTGTCCTCCGGGGCGTGGGGGGTGTAACGATCAAGGGCTTGGTACCGCGTATCGACTCCTGATCCATGCAACTCCCTTGCTCCAGGAGGACCGTTGGACACGCACGACACTTCGCTCTCCCCCGCCTCGGCTGCTGCCTCCGCCCTGTCACGGCGGCGTTTTCTGCAGGCCGCCGCCGCGGGCACCGCCGCCGCCACCGCGGCCACTCTGCCCTTCGAGACGGCCGTCGCCGCACCGGCCAGGCCCGTCTCGCTCTCCTTCACCGCCGCCACCAACGGCGCCGCGACCCTCTCCCCGTCCGGCGACCGCATGATCGCCGAAGTCCAGAACGTCCTGTGGTCGGTCGCCCGTAAGGGTGGCGAGGCCGTATCGCTCACACCGGCCGATCTGGAGCCCACCCGGCCGGTCTACTCCCCCGATGGAAAGCTGCTGGCCGTCTGCGCCTACCGGGGCGGCGGATTCCATATCTGGACGCTGCGCCCCGACGGCTCTGGTTTGCGGCAGCGAACGGACGGCCCGTGGGACGACCGCGGTCCGGCCTGGTCGCCCGACGGCACCCGGATCGCCTTCGCCTCCGAGCGTGGCGGCGACCCCGTGGCGGGCAGCCCGTACCGGATCTGGGTACTGGAGGTGGCCACCGGTGAGCTCACCCGGCTCACGGGCGCGGACGGGCAGGACGGGCCGCTCCAGGACGGCGCCTGGGAGGACTTCGACCCCACCTGGTCCGCGGACGGCGAACGGGTGCTGTTCGTGCGCGGTGCGCTCGCCGGGACGACGCTCAACGCCCGTACGGTCGCCTCCGTACGGGCCGACGGCACCGGTCCGGTCACGGCCGAGCACACCGATCCCACCGCCGACGCCCAGGTGATGACGCCGTCCGTGTCGGCGGACGGTCACCTCGCCTATCTGCGGACCACAGCCGCTCCCGCCGCCTCCTGCACGCTGGTCGTGGCCGGGGAGCCGGTGGCGATCACGGGGGATGTGCAGCCCGTGCCGCCCCGTTGGGTGTCACGCGAGGAACTGCTGCTCACCGTCGACGGGCGGTTCCGGGTGTTCCGGGTGTCCCCGGCGGTGCGCTCGGGCGCGGCCGGAAGCGGTGAGGAAGCCGACCGTAAGGGCGTTGCGTACGAGGAGATACCCTTCTCCGCCACCCTGCCCATCGACCGGCCCCGGTATCGCGTCAAGCGGTACGACTTCGACGGTGGCGGGGTGCGGCCGGTGCGCGGGCTGCATCTGCCCGCGCTCTCTCCTGACGGCCGTAAGGTGGCCTTCGCCGCCCTCAACTCCCTCTGGGTCGCCGATGTCTCCGGCGGCCGCGCCCCGCGCCGGGTCGTACGGGCGGCCCCCACCCGGTATCTGCTGGCCCCCACCTGGACGCCCGACGGGCGCGCCCTGGTGTACGCCGACGACCGCGACGGGCTGCTGGCCGCGCGCCGCCGGGACCTCGCCTCGGGCAAGGAGACCGTGCTGGCCTCAGGCGGCAGGGTGCATCCGGCGCTCTCCCCCGACGGCAAGCGCCTCGCCTGTGTCGACATGTCGGGAAACCTGGTTCTACGCGATCTCGACGCCGGTACGGAACGGGTGCTCGCCGCGCCGATGGGCGCCGGCGGACTGCCCGGCCGACCGAGCTGGTCGCCCGACGGGCGCTATGTCGCCCTGTGCGATCGCAACCGGCTGAACCAGCGATTCCGCGAGGGTTACAACCTGATCCGGGTGATCGACACCGACACCGGTACGGCTAGGCAGCATGCCGTCGCACCGCATACCTCCCTCTCCGACCGCTATGACTCCGGACCCGTCTGGTCCCCCGATGGCCGCCATATGGCGCTCATCGTCGAGTCCGCCCTGTGGCTGCTGCCGGTGCGGGCGGACGGCACCCCCGACGGCGCGCCGCGCCGGCTCACCGACGAGGCCGCCGACCATCCCTCCTGGTCCGGCGACTCCCGCCATGTCCTGTATCTGTCGGCGGGCCGACTGCGGCTGCTGGACGTCGAGCGCGGCACCGCCCGGACGGTCCGTGTCCCACTGGACCACCGGAGGCCGCGCCCCGCGGACACCGTCGTCCACGCCGGGCGGTTCTGGGACGGCACCGGAGGCGGGGGCGGCGGCGCCGGTCGTGACGGTGACGGCCGTAAGGACGGCACGGTCCGCGAGGACGTGGACATCGTGGTGCGCGGCGGACGCATCGCGGCCGTGGAGGCGCACCGGGCCGGGCGGCCCGCGAAGCGGCGCGTCGACGCCTCCGAGCGCACCGTCATCCCGGGGCTGTGGGACGCCCACACCCACCCCTGGCAGTACACCTATGGCGGCCGTCAGACCGCCCTGCAACTCGCCTACGGCATCACCACGGCCGTTTCCCTCGGCGGCTTCGC is from Streptomyces hygroscopicus and encodes:
- a CDS encoding glutamyl-tRNA synthetase; protein product: MLQFTSSRLRRSDPCPRCTADSPNRSANATVSSPETANIRRPVGTGPCRSERATHPLGATRSASRCMASTRSCSSRCIHTAESNVKSKGPWRPVSDGRASSIQRIAVSGWRRCPIRRSSGVGSTATTWCPRVASAAASRPLPAPMSRTLPGAGGNQCQCWDGGASGSGAWRGYPGAHVTCPSSRSFRAVPDRHVPRRWRTVRPYNWAVARQSGGTFVLRIEDTDAARNKPEWIDGIISALAAIGIHTQISRLIEILTPFRGWPVPGPDLGAERADVRQRLMVTAGGRLVCRLEPGSRPPRRAAQRGLSRTEPVVHA
- a CDS encoding transketolase gives rise to the protein MTFTDVHTAQGYDDLPRLMSLMTGDEKHGPAATSTLDVVWVLYDRVLRVSPVAVDAPDRDRFLLSKGHGPMAYYAVLAAKGFLPESLLPGFGAYESPLGHHPDRVLVPGAEISSGSLGHGLPLAVGSALGLRAQGLSGPAVWVLVGDAELDEGSNHEAIAYAGAVGLERLHTVVVDNASATHRRPGGIAARFEAAGWSTATVDGRDHQALYEAYTAPHPGRPHAVVARVEAKV
- a CDS encoding Transketolase central region; translated protein: MDTMRERFAATASRLLDDDPRLAVVLAEIGKDGFTDAARAHPDRVINVGIREQLLVGVGGGLALTGMRPILHTFASFLVERPFEQVKLDFGHQGVGGVLVSAAGSYDWPAGGHTHMAPGDVALLDTLDGWTVHVPGHPDEAETLLRDAAAAGDDSVYVRLSAHSNSAPRDIVPGRFLTVREGRGGVVIAVGPMLDSVLTAVEGLDVTVLYTTTVRPFDERTLRATAGAGSGAGAGSGAGAGSGAGAAVDVVLVEPYLAGTSTAAVNDALADRPHRVLGLGIPRRELRRYGTIDEHLAGQGLDPASLRERVSGFLR
- a CDS encoding lysophospholipase, with product MPDGGITHRTDHLPTPDGVRVATYTWLPENGAPRAIVQIAHGAAEHARRYDRFARFLAAHGYAVVASDHRGHGATAESTGGFGVVGEEGDSWRAIVSDLRAIGDRARAAHPRAPLVLLGHSMGSMLARDCAQEYGEELAGLILSGTFRSLPGTGTEEALEGIAQEIAERGRTAPSTFTPTLFASFNDPYESLQDRTGFEWLSRDAAEVAAYAADERCGFAFSAGLSLDWVHGVRKINDPRHQARIPAALPVHLAVGTEDPCNQGMTLVYELLEDFRYGGTRELSWKGYQGARHEILNETNRDEVQQDLLTWLEKRL
- a CDS encoding amidohydrolase; translation: MDTHDTSLSPASAAASALSRRRFLQAAAAGTAAATAATLPFETAVAAPARPVSLSFTAATNGAATLSPSGDRMIAEVQNVLWSVARKGGEAVSLTPADLEPTRPVYSPDGKLLAVCAYRGGGFHIWTLRPDGSGLRQRTDGPWDDRGPAWSPDGTRIAFASERGGDPVAGSPYRIWVLEVATGELTRLTGADGQDGPLQDGAWEDFDPTWSADGERVLFVRGALAGTTLNARTVASVRADGTGPVTAEHTDPTADAQVMTPSVSADGHLAYLRTTAAPAASCTLVVAGEPVAITGDVQPVPPRWVSREELLLTVDGRFRVFRVSPAVRSGAAGSGEEADRKGVAYEEIPFSATLPIDRPRYRVKRYDFDGGGVRPVRGLHLPALSPDGRKVAFAALNSLWVADVSGGRAPRRVVRAAPTRYLLAPTWTPDGRALVYADDRDGLLAARRRDLASGKETVLASGGRVHPALSPDGKRLACVDMSGNLVLRDLDAGTERVLAAPMGAGGLPGRPSWSPDGRYVALCDRNRLNQRFREGYNLIRVIDTDTGTARQHAVAPHTSLSDRYDSGPVWSPDGRHMALIVESALWLLPVRADGTPDGAPRRLTDEAADHPSWSGDSRHVLYLSAGRLRLLDVERGTARTVRVPLDHRRPRPADTVVHAGRFWDGTGGGGGGAGRDGDGRKDGTVREDVDIVVRGGRIAAVEAHRAGRPAKRRVDASERTVIPGLWDAHTHPWQYTYGGRQTALQLAYGITTAVSLGGFAYEQARLREAVAAGALAGPRLLATGELLDGPRVAYSMGRAHRTRDGLRRSLERGAALDWDFVKTYVRAPGWIMEEAARFAHERLGVRTGSHLCSPGIQLGQDLTTHLQATQRLEYGHATTASGHSQQDVAEIYTATSDFRLIATPFTASPLVGADPSLAEDERVTRLMPPWDTALVRQLAGTPPTADQLTTLGTEIGVYRRILAEGGVVALGTDQPLVPVGLHLHLALRALHRFGLSPQEALRTATILPARAFGADRDLGTLEVGKLADLTVVDGDPFTDFDSLVRTVSVLRGGAPYEQRELVESFPGAGAAAAPHGRSADEWLEVGRLLRRDSCCAVEG